From the Tigriopus californicus strain San Diego chromosome 4, Tcal_SD_v2.1, whole genome shotgun sequence genome, the window CCCAAGCATACAGGGCATGTCAGCCAAAACTGCAAAATTTCCTCCATAAATTGTCCCACCAAATGCAAATAGCCCCAGAACAGGAATACCCTTATTTTCGTTAGTTCAGAAACCATAGCTGAGCAGAAGGCTATGGAGTGGCACGAGCACGGCTTCTTGTTGCCTGGCCGTTTTTAAGGATGTTTAAGGTGATTCAAATGTGTCTCAATTATCAAACTGGATCAAAACTCCATCAAACTAGTATCGAAAGGGATGCTCACCCTCCCGCCCCTAACCCTCAGAAACGGACCTCATCTATGGTGAATGTATGGAGAGGGGAGGAAGGGCATCGCTGAGGAGTAGCTTTTGTAAGGTGAATGAAATGGTTCAAGTATGCAACAAATTACGTCAGTTCTCGAGACGTACAGTAATTGACTTTGAATTGACTGAGCCCGACGCCGAGTCTCATTGTCCCTCTTTTTCAGGTGGGATGGATGAAAGCTGAGGACCAAACCGTCTTAACTCTCCACAAACGCGTTATCACGCATAACTCCCGCATCCGGGTCACTCATGACGAGCATCGAACCTGGACCCTCAAGATCGTTCAGGTCCAATTGGAAGACCAAGGATGTTACATGTGTCAGATCAACACGGCAGTCATGATGAAACAATCAGGGTGCCTGAACGTCTTGGGTATGGACTAGATCGGAACAGATTCAATAGAAAAATAGAGGACCATACAACAGCATGGATCGCTATCTTTTCAGTTCCTCCGGATATTGACTCGGCTCGAACCACCTCAGATGTGACCGTGTCCGAGAGTCAAAATGCCGTTCTCTTCTGCAAAGCTTACGGTCAACCCGTGCCAACCATCACATggaggaaagaaaatggaaagcaaTTCATTATCAAAGATGGCTCGACTAAAAAGAAAGGTACCGTCTCAAGCGAGATAAAAAACACATCCAAAAGCCAGTATTGGGAACTCCCTCTCGACCATTTCCAAACCTTATCTACGTAGTATCCAGGTCATTGTTCTCAACATGTTGTGCAAATAATTTTCAGTTCAAGAATACTCAGGAGAAGAGCTCCACCTCCACAAAATCAAACGCCAAGATATGGGTGCCTTTATGTGCATAGCAAACAATGGCGTGCCTCCAACCGTGAGTCAGAGGGTTGTGCTCAATGTCAATTGTAAGTGCCATGGTTCACTTATCTTGGTTCTACCGTAAGCCggttgaaagaaaaaaaaaggaatgataATCATATGCTTTGTCCTAGTTGAGCCAACGATTGAAATCAAGAACCAAGTGGTGGGCTGTCCCGTGGGCAAAGAGGTGGTGCTTCAGTGTTCGGTTGAAGCTTACCCTAATCCCCATAACTATTGGCAACGATCCACAACGCAGGGAGGTGATCATGAGATCATCATGGCTCCCAATCACAGTCCGGACTTTGAGATCACCAACCAGGTCAGCTCTTATCGCTCGGAGATGACCTTCAAAATCAAGCGATTCGCCAAGGCTGATGCGGGTACCTACACGTGTATCTCCACCAACTCCTTGGGTCGTAAAGAGGGGACGATACGTCTCTATGGTAAATTGATAATGCTGAAAAATATCGATTATACAGAACACATTTGAATAAGATTCGATTGCTTTTCTACCTAGAAATCATTCAACAGACTGATGCTCCCTGGATTAGTTTCACCGAGTCCAGTTACTCCGCTGGTAAGTTATTATGGCAACACGCCGATATCAAATAATCAATCAACCCTGTTCTATTTCCCATGGTCCAGAGGAGATTGAAGAGACCTATGGTCAACGCATAACCCATGACAACAAACGTGATCCAATTCAAAACATATCGACAAAAGGTATTGATTGCAATAAATCAAGATAAGGGTGAACCCATGGTATTGAGCGTATGTGCCTGTAAGACATACCTTAGTTGTTTAATCAAATTAATTGACAGGACTCTCGCTCGTAGCCAAATGGAATAGCTTTTATAACCTGATCAACTTTCTTTATTTCAATATGTTTTCATCATTATGATTCCTACTCACGCTTGGTTTCTATGAAAATTTAACCCAACAAAATTATAATTACATATGGGGCACAAATCAGGAAGCCACGACGAACAGTTTGGCCGCGGTACACCAGGGCACGAACTACTAGAAATTAATGCTACAGGGTAGCATTAGGCTAGCCTTTTAGTATTTAATTCCTCATGCTGCAGAACTATTTTGCGATCAAAAACATCATAATTGAACAGTATAACAATGCCCATTTGAAAGGATAAAAACATCTTAAAAGATCCCAATTTCCAATGCCtcattcaaaaaacatttcttgccAAAGCACACGTTTTTAGATATCCTATTTTATGTCCCTTTTGATTGACCCTTGATTGTAAGAGTGACAGGTCTCTTAGGACGTGTTCTTCGACTATAACGTATCAACTTAttgttctttgttttgtttcagacACTTATACTCTAAATGAGAAGAGCCATCCAGATTCAAAGCAAAACGAGAAGAAATCCCGCAAAGATCGCATGTTCGCAAATTCAGAGCCAAATCGCGGAATCGCTTCATGGAATCTCATCCTTTGGGTGATCGCTCACTTTGCCCATgtcatttggaacaattaaCAAAGGGGCTAGTTTGCTCAAAGATACTCAAGTTTAAATTTGTACCTTCAGTTTTGATTCTGGCCCGAAATGTTACTGACTCGATCgacattccattcaattcaTCTTACCCACTAACAGATTGTCATACCCCAACAACTTTGAGTTTTAGCTTGCATAATGTGCCATTGTCATCGTTACATTGTTACCTTTATTCTTAAGATACCCTCGCATTAATTTGGATAAGTTTCGTGTATCCACTTTGAAATAAACCCGACTTGAAATACCCAATTTGAGATTCGCTTCAAAACCAAAGGTTGggtagtttttttcttttcaacgtTCCGCACATGTTCTTACAGTAGAGTTTTTATGTCGCTTAATTAAGATATgcatttgacaatttcttggaaaaaatgaattctGTATTCCAACACTAGAAAGAGAGAAGTATAAAACGTCGCGGATGATTACAAATTAGGTGTGGAGGAAACTATTTTGTGATCCCCCATGGCCAATTGGCGAGTGAAAAACAACCGTGCCTGTTCCTGAGGTTTGTGGTTGCGCGAAGTTCGTCAAATGATTGTCGGAAGATCCAGGAGACAAGAATGCGTATAAAATTAATGGATCCAGAGCATGATGGATTCGTTTCACGGGAAATCTCGTTGAATTGATGTGCGAGCCAAACCAGAGAAATGTTCTCAGTCACTCAGGaagaattga encodes:
- the LOC131879713 gene encoding lachesin-like; this encodes MKAEDQTVLTLHKRVITHNSRIRVTHDEHRTWTLKIVQVQLEDQGCYMCQINTAVMMKQSGCLNVLVPPDIDSARTTSDVTVSESQNAVLFCKAYGQPVPTITWRKENGKQFIIKDGSTKKKVQEYSGEELHLHKIKRQDMGAFMCIANNGVPPTVSQRVVLNVNFEPTIEIKNQVVGCPVGKEVVLQCSVEAYPNPHNYWQRSTTQGGDHEIIMAPNHSPDFEITNQVSSYRSEMTFKIKRFAKADAGTYTCISTNSLGRKEGTIRLYEIIQQTDAPWISFTESSYSAEEIEETYGQRITHDNKRDPIQNISTKDTYTLNEKSHPDSKQNEKKSRKDRMFANSEPNRGIASWNLILWVIAHFAHVIWNN